A single genomic interval of [Limnothrix rosea] IAM M-220 harbors:
- a CDS encoding esterase/lipase family protein gives MEHGVVNPTNPVVLVHGFLDRQYIFKSMARYLKAQGWSVYALDLVPNDGRQSLPNLARQLQVFIDKNLSGSSNIDLIGFSMGGLVTRYYLQRMGGHERVERYISISAPNNGTLTAYSLPFPGIKQMRPNSDFLNDLNGDVESCLENIQVTWMWTPFDLMILPADSTRLPIGHEVKLPVAFHPWMLSDRQALAAVKKALLES, from the coding sequence ATGGAGCATGGTGTGGTGAACCCTACAAATCCGGTCGTACTGGTACATGGTTTTTTAGATCGCCAGTATATTTTTAAGTCCATGGCGCGGTATCTCAAAGCCCAAGGGTGGTCTGTTTATGCCCTTGATCTTGTACCCAATGATGGGCGGCAGTCCCTACCAAATCTTGCCCGGCAACTACAGGTTTTTATCGACAAAAATCTGAGCGGCTCGTCCAATATCGACTTAATCGGCTTTAGTATGGGGGGTCTCGTCACGCGCTATTATCTCCAGCGGATGGGCGGCCACGAACGAGTTGAACGCTACATCAGTATTTCTGCCCCGAATAATGGCACGCTGACGGCCTATAGTTTGCCGTTTCCGGGGATCAAGCAGATGCGCCCGAACAGCGATTTTTTGAATGATCTCAATGGTGATGTGGAGTCCTGTCTCGAAAACATTCAGGTGACATGGATGTGGACACCTTTTGATCTGATGATCTTGCCAGCGGATAGTACGCGCCTGCCAATTGGCCATGAGGTGAAGCTGCCTGTGGCGTTTCATCCTTGGATGCTCAGCGATCGCCAAGCCCTTGCAGCGGTAAAAAAAGCTTTACTTGAATCGTAA